A genomic region of Castor canadensis chromosome 16, mCasCan1.hap1v2, whole genome shotgun sequence contains the following coding sequences:
- the Alkbh6 gene encoding alpha-ketoglutarate-dependent dioxygenase alkB homolog 6 isoform X3: MEEQNARVPALEPFRVEQAPPVIYYVPDFISKEEEEYLLRQVFNAPKPKWTQLSGRKLQNWALHLPIPAWEPSFGPEDVGEGWTPACPAMVPLPSPMRMDHCTTQLSAPSAWAPTPSWTSTNHGSQKMMTLQNSPGRQGSLQPHFCWNHVACWCCVAQPTHAFSTVLPLLPWTHWTPPLCRPMLLPAGQHCPGHTWPPAMSLSSPLGPRLPFEPLNHPPGAPREQDFAGCTICPVSGEETIRPKQAQVTWDPPMYIQGGLRGTEPTTTPPRTSMPSSHEDSAGSKHREHPISGLEVLEAEQDSLHLCLLGLGLRLQDLEPGLGPWTLAQSGMVQLQALQAELRGAAERVDALLAFGEGLAQRTEPRAWASLERILRALGAHRDAIFRRLWKLQAQLVSYSLVFEKVNALDQDLEVDGNLDGSGPGGAWGPWAATNLPTPAELEWDPAGDVGGFGPSGQKTAQTPGTSCELCGHRGPQGNGQSLEDMLTLGLSHRKHLASHRRHSVLQKPQDEKRQAPPSLQDVTLEAAPGVPAPATRRPLTFLLLFFLFFLVGATLLLLLSGGPCCSHTRLARTPYLVLSYVNGLPPI, from the exons ATGGAAGAGCAGAATGCCAGGGTCCCAGCCCTAGAACCATTCAGGGTGGAACAG GCACCACCTGTAATCTACTATGTCCCCGACTTCATCTCCAAGGAAGAGGAGGAGTATTTGCTTCGACAG GTTTTCAATGCCCCAAAGCCAAAGTGGACCCAGCTCTCTGGGAGGAAGCTGCAGAACTGGG CCCTTCACCTCCCCATCCCAGCTTGGGAGCCCTCTTTTGGCCCAGAGGATGTGGGGGAGGGTTGGACTCCTGCCTGCCCAGCCATGGTGCCCCTTCCCAGCCCCATGAGGATGGACCACTGTACTACCCAACTGTCAGCACCATCAGCCTGGGCTCCCACACCGTCCTGGACTTCTACGAACCACGGCAGCCAGAAGATGATGACCCTACAGAACAG CCCCGGCCGCCAAGGCAGCCTACAACCTCACTTTTGCTGGAACCACGTAGCCTGCTGGTGCTGCGTGGCACAGCCTACACACGCCTTCTCCACGGTATTGCCCCTGCTCCCATGGACGCACTGGACTCCACCTCTCTGCCGTCCAATGCTGCTGCCTGCCGGTCAGCACTGCCCGGGGCACACCTG GCCTCCAGCTATGTCCCTGTCCTCACCTCTGGGCCCTAGACTTCCCTTTGAGCCCCTCAACCATCCCCCTGGAGCCCCTAGGGAGCAAGACTTTGCTGGATGCACCATCTGCCCTGTGTCTGGAGAGGAGACAATCAG GCCAAAGCAGGCCCAGGTCACCTGGGACCCTCCTATGTACATCCAGGGTGGGCTGAGGGGCACGGAGCCTACCACCACCCCCCCAAGAACATCAATGCCCTCTTCTCATGAGGATTCAGCTGGGAGCAAACACCGTGAG CACCCCATCTCTGGCCTAGAGGTACTGGAGGCTGAGCAGGACAGCCTTCACCTTTGCCTGTTGGGACTGGGCCTCCGTCTGCAGGACCTGGAGCCAGGCCTTGGGCCCTGGACACTGGCCCAGAGTGGTATGGTCCAGCTGCAG GCCCTACAGGCAGAGCTTCGAGGGGCGGCTGAGCGTGTGGATGCACTGCTTGCATTTGGTGAGGGGTTGGCACAGCGGACTGAGCCCAGGGCATGGGCATCTCTGGAGCGGATCCTGAGGGCCCTTGGAGCCCACCGAGACGCCATCTTCCGACGGCTCTGGAAGTTGCAGGCCCAGCTGGTCAGCTACAGCCTG GTGTTCGAGAAGGTCAACGCATTGGACCAGGACTTGGAAGTTGATGGGAACTTGGATGGGTCAGGACCTGGTGGGGCCTGGGGCCCCTGGGCAGCCACTAACCTCCCTACTCCTGCAGAGTTGGAGTGGGATCCAGCGGGGGATGTTGGGGGTTTTGGACCCTCAGGGCAAAAGACAGCCCAGACACCAGGGACTTCTTGTGAGCTTTGTGGCCACAGGGGCCCCCAGGGCAACGGACAAAGCCTTGAG GACATGCTCACATTGGGCCTCAGCCACCGGAAACACTTAGCAAGTCACCGAAGACACTCTGTACTTCAGAAGCCTCAG GACGAGAAGAGGCAAGCacctcccagcctccaggacGTGACGTTGGAGGCGGCCCCTGG GGTCCCTGCTCCTGCCACCAGGAGGCCCCTaaccttcctccttctcttcttcctcttctttctggtGGGTGCCACGCTGCTCCTCCTTCTGTCAGGGGGCCCCTGCTGCTCTCACACCCGACTAGCCAGGACTCCCTATCTGGTGCTCAGCTATGTCAATGGTCTCCCCCCAATCTGA
- the Alkbh6 gene encoding alpha-ketoglutarate-dependent dioxygenase alkB homolog 6 isoform X1: MEEQNARVPALEPFRVEQAPPVIYYVPDFISKEEEEYLLRQVFNAPKPKWTQLSGRKLQNWGGLPHPRGMVPERLPPWLQRYVDKVSDLGLFGGLPANHVLVNQYLPGEGIMPHEDGPLYYPTVSTISLGSHTVLDFYEPRQPEDDDPTEQPRPPRQPTTSLLLEPRSLLVLRGTAYTRLLHGIAPAPMDALDSTSLPSNAAACRSALPGAHLVRGTRISLTIRRVPRVLRTGLLLGK, encoded by the exons ATGGAAGAGCAGAATGCCAGGGTCCCAGCCCTAGAACCATTCAGGGTGGAACAG GCACCACCTGTAATCTACTATGTCCCCGACTTCATCTCCAAGGAAGAGGAGGAGTATTTGCTTCGACAG GTTTTCAATGCCCCAAAGCCAAAGTGGACCCAGCTCTCTGGGAGGAAGCTGCAGAACTGGG GTGGGCTCCCCCACCCCCGGGGGATGGTCCCTGAGCGGCTGCCCCCATGGCTCCAGCGCTACGTGGACAAAGTATCTGACCTCGGCCTTTTTGGGGGTCTCCCAGCTAACCATGTCCTCGTGAACCAGTATCTGCCTGGGGAGGGCATCATG CCCCATGAGGATGGACCACTGTACTACCCAACTGTCAGCACCATCAGCCTGGGCTCCCACACCGTCCTGGACTTCTACGAACCACGGCAGCCAGAAGATGATGACCCTACAGAACAG CCCCGGCCGCCAAGGCAGCCTACAACCTCACTTTTGCTGGAACCACGTAGCCTGCTGGTGCTGCGTGGCACAGCCTACACACGCCTTCTCCACGGTATTGCCCCTGCTCCCATGGACGCACTGGACTCCACCTCTCTGCCGTCCAATGCTGCTGCCTGCCGGTCAGCACTGCCCGGGGCACACCTGGTGCGTGGCACCCGCATCTCCCTGACCATCCGCCGTGTGCCCCGCGTGCTGCGCACTGGCCTCTTGCTCGGCAAATGA
- the Alkbh6 gene encoding alpha-ketoglutarate-dependent dioxygenase alkB homolog 6 isoform X2, protein MEEQNARVPALEPFRVEQAPPVIYYVPDFISKEEEEYLLRQVFNAPKPKWTQLSGRKLQNWGGLPHPRGMVPERLPPWLQRYVDKVSDLGLFGGLPANHVLVNQYLPGEGIMHHQPGLPHRPGLLRTTAARR, encoded by the exons ATGGAAGAGCAGAATGCCAGGGTCCCAGCCCTAGAACCATTCAGGGTGGAACAG GCACCACCTGTAATCTACTATGTCCCCGACTTCATCTCCAAGGAAGAGGAGGAGTATTTGCTTCGACAG GTTTTCAATGCCCCAAAGCCAAAGTGGACCCAGCTCTCTGGGAGGAAGCTGCAGAACTGGG GTGGGCTCCCCCACCCCCGGGGGATGGTCCCTGAGCGGCTGCCCCCATGGCTCCAGCGCTACGTGGACAAAGTATCTGACCTCGGCCTTTTTGGGGGTCTCCCAGCTAACCATGTCCTCGTGAACCAGTATCTGCCTGGGGAGGGCATCATG CACCATCAGCCTGGGCTCCCACACCGTCCTGGACTTCTACGAACCACGGCAGCCAGAAGATGA